In one Elephas maximus indicus isolate mEleMax1 chromosome 9, mEleMax1 primary haplotype, whole genome shotgun sequence genomic region, the following are encoded:
- the GRIN1 gene encoding glutamate receptor ionotropic, NMDA 1 isoform X4 produces the protein MSTMSLLTLALLFSCSFARAACDPKIVNIGAVLSTRKHEQMFREAVNQANKRHGSWKIQLNATSVTHKPNAIQMALSVCEDLISSQVYAILVSHPPTPNDHFTPTPVSYTAGFYRIPVLGLTTRMSIYSDKSIHLSFLRTVPPYSHQSSVWFEMMRVYNWNHIILLVSDDHEGRAAQKRLETLLEERESKAEKVLQFDPGTKNVTALLMEARELEARVIILSASEDDAATVYRAAAMLNMTGSGYVWLVGEREISGNALRYAPDGIIGLQLINGKNESAHISDAVGVVAQAVHELLEKENITDPPRGCVGNTNIWKTGPLFKRVLMSSKYADGVTGRVEFNEDGDRKFANYSIMNLQNRKLVQVGVYNGTHVIPNDRKIIWPGGETEKPRGYQMSTRLKIVTIHQEPFVYVKPTLSDGTCKEEFTVNGDPVKKVICTGPNDTSPGSPRHTVPQCCYGFCIDLLIKLARTMNFTYEVHLVADGKFGTQERVNNSNKKEWNGMMGELLSGQADMIVAPLTINNERAQYIEFSKPFKYQGLTILVKKEIPRSTLDSFMQPFQSTLWLLVGLSVHVVAVMLYLLDRFSPFGRFKVNSEEEEEDALTLSSAMWFSWGVLLNSGIGEGAPRSFSARILGMVWAGFAMIIVASYTANLAAFLVLDRPEERITGINDPRLRNPSDKFIYATVKQSSVDIYFRRQVELSTMYRHMEKHNYESAAEAIQAVRDNKLHAFIWDSAVLEFEASQKCDLVTTGELFFRSGFGIGMRKDSPWKQNVSLSILKSHENGFMEDLDKTWVRYQECDSRSNAPATLTFENMAGVFMLVAGGIVAGIFLIFIEIAYKRHKDARRKQMQLAFAAVNVWRKNLQSTGGGRVALQNQKDTVLPRRAIEREEGQLQMCARHRES, from the exons ATGAGCACCATGAGCCTACTGACCCTCGccctgcttttctcctgctccttcgccCGTGCTGCTTGCGACCCCAAGATCGTCAACATCGGCGCCGTGCTGAGCACGCGGAAACATGAGCAAATGTTCCGCGAGGCGGTGAACCAGGCCAACAAGCGGCACGGCTCCTGGAAGATCCAGCTCAATGCCACCTCCGTCACTCACAAGCCCAACGCCATCCAGATGGCCCTGTCCGTGTGCGAGGACCTCATCTCCAGCCAG GTCTATGCCATCTTAGTTAGCCACCCTCCTACCCCCAACGACCACTTTACTCCCACCCCCGTCTCCTACACTGCTGGCTTCTACCGTATCCCTGTCCTGGGGCTGACCACCCGCATGTCCATCTACTCGGACAAG AGCATCCACCTGAGCTTCCTGCGCACCGTGCCGCCCTACTCCCACCAGTCCAGCGTCTGGTTCGAGATGATGCGCGTCTATAACTGGAACCACATCATCCTGCTCGTCAGCGACGACCACGAGGGCCGGGCGGCGCAGAAGCGCCTGGAGACGCTGCTGGAGGAGCGCGAGTCCAAG GCTGAGAAGGTGTTGCAGTTTGACCCTGGCACCAAGAACGTGACGGCCCTGCTGATGGAGGCACGGGAGCTGGAGGCACGGGTCATCATCCTCTCGGCCAG CGAGGACGATGCTGCCACCGTGTACCGTGCAGCCGCGATGCTGAACATGACGGGCTCGGGGTACGTGTGGCTGGTGGGCGAACGCGAGATCTCGGGGAACGCCCTGCGCTACGCACCAGACG GCATCATCGGGCTGCAGCTCATCAACGGCAAAAACGAGTCAGCGCACATCAGCGACGCCGTGGGCGTGGTGGCGCAGGCCGTGCACgagctcctggagaaggagaaCATCACCGACCCGCCGCGGGGCTGCGTGGGCAACACCAACATCTGGAAGACCGGGCCACTCTTCAAGAG GGTGCTGATGTCTTCAAAGTACGCAGACGGGGTGACCGGccgtgtggagttcaatgaggaCGGGGACCGGAAGTTCGCCAACTACAGCATCATGAATCTGCAGAACCGCAAGCTGGTACAAGTGGGCGTCTACAACGGCACCCAC GTCATCCCCAATGACAGGAAGATCATCTGGCCAGGGGGAGAGACGGAGAAGCCTCGAGGGTACCAGATGTCGACCAGGTTAAAG ATCGTCACGATCCACCAGGAGCCCTTCGTGTACGTCAAGCCCACGCTGAGTGATGGAACGTGCAAGGAGGAGTTCACGGTCAACGGTGACCCCGTCAAGAAGGTGATCTGCACCGGGCCCAATGACACGTCGCCGGGCAGCC CCCGCCACACGGTGCCTCAGTGCTGCTACGGCTTCTGCATCGACCTGCTCATCAAGCTGGCGCGGACCATGAACTTCACCTACGAGGTCCACCTGGTGGCCGACGGCAAGTTCGGCACGCAGGAGCGG gtgaacaacagcaacaagaaagagTGGAACGGAATGATGGGCGAGCTGCTCAGCGGGCAGGCTGACATGATCGTGGCGCCACTGACCATCAACAACGAGCGCGCGCAGTACATCGAGTTCTCCAAGCCTTTCAAGTACCAGGGCCTGACCATTCTGGTCAAGAAG GAGATCCCTCGGAGCACGCTGGACTCGTTCATGCAGCCTTTCCAGAGCACGCTGTGGCTGCTGGTGGGGCTGTCGGTGCACGTGGTGGCCGTGATGCTGTACCTGCTAGACAGGTTCAG CCCCTTTGGCCGGTTCAAGGTGAAcagcgaggaggaggaggaggacgcgCTGACCCTGTCGTCGGCCATGTGGTTCTCCTGGGGCGTCCTGCTCAACTCGGGCATCGGGGAAG GCGCCCCCCGGAGCTTCTCGGCGCGCATCCTGGGCATGGTGTGGGCCGGCTTCGCCATGATCATCGTGGCCTCCTACACCGCCAACTTGGCGGCCTTCCTGGTGCTGGACCGGCCCGAGGAGCGCATCACCGGCATCAACGACCCGCGG CTGAGGAACCCCTCGGACAAGTTCATCTACGCCACAGTGAAGCAGAGCTCGGTGGACATCTACTTCCGGCGGCAGGTGGAGCTGAGCACCATGTACCGGCACATGGAGAAGCACAACTACGAGAGCGCAGCCGAGGCCATCCAGGCCGTGCGGGACAA CAAGCTGCACGCCTTCATCTGGGACTCTGCGGTGCTGGAGTTCGAGGCCTCTCAGAAGTGCGACCTGGTCACCACGGGCGAGCTCTTCTTCCGCTCGGGCTTTGGCATCGGCATGCGCAAGGACAGCCCCTGGAAGCAGAATGTCTCCCTGTCCATCCTCAA GTCCCATGAGAATGGCTTCATGGAAGACCTGGATAAGACTTGGGTGCGGTACCAGGAATGTGATTCTCGAAGCAATGCCCCTGCTACCCTCACCTTCGAGAACATGGCAG GGGTCTTCATGCTAGTGGCTGGGGGCATCGTGGCCGGCATTTTCCTAATCTTCATCGAGATCGCCTACAAGCGGCACAAGGACGCACGCCGGAAGCAGATGCAGCTGGCCTTTGCCGCGGTGAACGTGTGGAGGAAGAACCTGCAG AGCACCGGGGGTGGACGCGTCGCTTTGCAAAACCAAAAAGACACAGTGCTGCCGCGACGCGCTATTGAGAGGGAGGAGGGCCAGCTGCAGATGTGTGCCCGTCATAGGGAGAGCTGA
- the GRIN1 gene encoding glutamate receptor ionotropic, NMDA 1 isoform X3 produces MSTMSLLTLALLFSCSFARAACDPKIVNIGAVLSTRKHEQMFREAVNQANKRHGSWKIQLNATSVTHKPNAIQMALSVCEDLISSQVYAILVSHPPTPNDHFTPTPVSYTAGFYRIPVLGLTTRMSIYSDKSIHLSFLRTVPPYSHQSSVWFEMMRVYNWNHIILLVSDDHEGRAAQKRLETLLEERESKSKKRNYENLDQLSYDNKRGPKAEKVLQFDPGTKNVTALLMEARELEARVIILSASEDDAATVYRAAAMLNMTGSGYVWLVGEREISGNALRYAPDGIIGLQLINGKNESAHISDAVGVVAQAVHELLEKENITDPPRGCVGNTNIWKTGPLFKRVLMSSKYADGVTGRVEFNEDGDRKFANYSIMNLQNRKLVQVGVYNGTHVIPNDRKIIWPGGETEKPRGYQMSTRLKIVTIHQEPFVYVKPTLSDGTCKEEFTVNGDPVKKVICTGPNDTSPGSPRHTVPQCCYGFCIDLLIKLARTMNFTYEVHLVADGKFGTQERVNNSNKKEWNGMMGELLSGQADMIVAPLTINNERAQYIEFSKPFKYQGLTILVKKEIPRSTLDSFMQPFQSTLWLLVGLSVHVVAVMLYLLDRFSPFGRFKVNSEEEEEDALTLSSAMWFSWGVLLNSGIGEGAPRSFSARILGMVWAGFAMIIVASYTANLAAFLVLDRPEERITGINDPRLRNPSDKFIYATVKQSSVDIYFRRQVELSTMYRHMEKHNYESAAEAIQAVRDNKLHAFIWDSAVLEFEASQKCDLVTTGELFFRSGFGIGMRKDSPWKQNVSLSILKSHENGFMEDLDKTWVRYQECDSRSNAPATLTFENMAGVFMLVAGGIVAGIFLIFIEIAYKRHKDARRKQMQLAFAAVNVWRKNLQQYHPTDITGPLNLSDPSVSTVV; encoded by the exons ATGAGCACCATGAGCCTACTGACCCTCGccctgcttttctcctgctccttcgccCGTGCTGCTTGCGACCCCAAGATCGTCAACATCGGCGCCGTGCTGAGCACGCGGAAACATGAGCAAATGTTCCGCGAGGCGGTGAACCAGGCCAACAAGCGGCACGGCTCCTGGAAGATCCAGCTCAATGCCACCTCCGTCACTCACAAGCCCAACGCCATCCAGATGGCCCTGTCCGTGTGCGAGGACCTCATCTCCAGCCAG GTCTATGCCATCTTAGTTAGCCACCCTCCTACCCCCAACGACCACTTTACTCCCACCCCCGTCTCCTACACTGCTGGCTTCTACCGTATCCCTGTCCTGGGGCTGACCACCCGCATGTCCATCTACTCGGACAAG AGCATCCACCTGAGCTTCCTGCGCACCGTGCCGCCCTACTCCCACCAGTCCAGCGTCTGGTTCGAGATGATGCGCGTCTATAACTGGAACCACATCATCCTGCTCGTCAGCGACGACCACGAGGGCCGGGCGGCGCAGAAGCGCCTGGAGACGCTGCTGGAGGAGCGCGAGTCCAAG AGTAAAAAAAGGAACTATGAAAACCTCGACCAACTGTCCTATGACAACAAGCGCGGACCCAAG GCTGAGAAGGTGTTGCAGTTTGACCCTGGCACCAAGAACGTGACGGCCCTGCTGATGGAGGCACGGGAGCTGGAGGCACGGGTCATCATCCTCTCGGCCAG CGAGGACGATGCTGCCACCGTGTACCGTGCAGCCGCGATGCTGAACATGACGGGCTCGGGGTACGTGTGGCTGGTGGGCGAACGCGAGATCTCGGGGAACGCCCTGCGCTACGCACCAGACG GCATCATCGGGCTGCAGCTCATCAACGGCAAAAACGAGTCAGCGCACATCAGCGACGCCGTGGGCGTGGTGGCGCAGGCCGTGCACgagctcctggagaaggagaaCATCACCGACCCGCCGCGGGGCTGCGTGGGCAACACCAACATCTGGAAGACCGGGCCACTCTTCAAGAG GGTGCTGATGTCTTCAAAGTACGCAGACGGGGTGACCGGccgtgtggagttcaatgaggaCGGGGACCGGAAGTTCGCCAACTACAGCATCATGAATCTGCAGAACCGCAAGCTGGTACAAGTGGGCGTCTACAACGGCACCCAC GTCATCCCCAATGACAGGAAGATCATCTGGCCAGGGGGAGAGACGGAGAAGCCTCGAGGGTACCAGATGTCGACCAGGTTAAAG ATCGTCACGATCCACCAGGAGCCCTTCGTGTACGTCAAGCCCACGCTGAGTGATGGAACGTGCAAGGAGGAGTTCACGGTCAACGGTGACCCCGTCAAGAAGGTGATCTGCACCGGGCCCAATGACACGTCGCCGGGCAGCC CCCGCCACACGGTGCCTCAGTGCTGCTACGGCTTCTGCATCGACCTGCTCATCAAGCTGGCGCGGACCATGAACTTCACCTACGAGGTCCACCTGGTGGCCGACGGCAAGTTCGGCACGCAGGAGCGG gtgaacaacagcaacaagaaagagTGGAACGGAATGATGGGCGAGCTGCTCAGCGGGCAGGCTGACATGATCGTGGCGCCACTGACCATCAACAACGAGCGCGCGCAGTACATCGAGTTCTCCAAGCCTTTCAAGTACCAGGGCCTGACCATTCTGGTCAAGAAG GAGATCCCTCGGAGCACGCTGGACTCGTTCATGCAGCCTTTCCAGAGCACGCTGTGGCTGCTGGTGGGGCTGTCGGTGCACGTGGTGGCCGTGATGCTGTACCTGCTAGACAGGTTCAG CCCCTTTGGCCGGTTCAAGGTGAAcagcgaggaggaggaggaggacgcgCTGACCCTGTCGTCGGCCATGTGGTTCTCCTGGGGCGTCCTGCTCAACTCGGGCATCGGGGAAG GCGCCCCCCGGAGCTTCTCGGCGCGCATCCTGGGCATGGTGTGGGCCGGCTTCGCCATGATCATCGTGGCCTCCTACACCGCCAACTTGGCGGCCTTCCTGGTGCTGGACCGGCCCGAGGAGCGCATCACCGGCATCAACGACCCGCGG CTGAGGAACCCCTCGGACAAGTTCATCTACGCCACAGTGAAGCAGAGCTCGGTGGACATCTACTTCCGGCGGCAGGTGGAGCTGAGCACCATGTACCGGCACATGGAGAAGCACAACTACGAGAGCGCAGCCGAGGCCATCCAGGCCGTGCGGGACAA CAAGCTGCACGCCTTCATCTGGGACTCTGCGGTGCTGGAGTTCGAGGCCTCTCAGAAGTGCGACCTGGTCACCACGGGCGAGCTCTTCTTCCGCTCGGGCTTTGGCATCGGCATGCGCAAGGACAGCCCCTGGAAGCAGAATGTCTCCCTGTCCATCCTCAA GTCCCATGAGAATGGCTTCATGGAAGACCTGGATAAGACTTGGGTGCGGTACCAGGAATGTGATTCTCGAAGCAATGCCCCTGCTACCCTCACCTTCGAGAACATGGCAG GGGTCTTCATGCTAGTGGCTGGGGGCATCGTGGCCGGCATTTTCCTAATCTTCATCGAGATCGCCTACAAGCGGCACAAGGACGCACGCCGGAAGCAGATGCAGCTGGCCTTTGCCGCGGTGAACGTGTGGAGGAAGAACCTGCAG CAGTACCATCCCACTGATATCACGGGCCCGCTCAACCTCTCAGATCCCTCGGTCAGCACCGTGGTGTGA
- the GRIN1 gene encoding glutamate receptor ionotropic, NMDA 1 isoform X1, which translates to MSTMSLLTLALLFSCSFARAACDPKIVNIGAVLSTRKHEQMFREAVNQANKRHGSWKIQLNATSVTHKPNAIQMALSVCEDLISSQVYAILVSHPPTPNDHFTPTPVSYTAGFYRIPVLGLTTRMSIYSDKSIHLSFLRTVPPYSHQSSVWFEMMRVYNWNHIILLVSDDHEGRAAQKRLETLLEERESKSKKRNYENLDQLSYDNKRGPKAEKVLQFDPGTKNVTALLMEARELEARVIILSASEDDAATVYRAAAMLNMTGSGYVWLVGEREISGNALRYAPDGIIGLQLINGKNESAHISDAVGVVAQAVHELLEKENITDPPRGCVGNTNIWKTGPLFKRVLMSSKYADGVTGRVEFNEDGDRKFANYSIMNLQNRKLVQVGVYNGTHVIPNDRKIIWPGGETEKPRGYQMSTRLKIVTIHQEPFVYVKPTLSDGTCKEEFTVNGDPVKKVICTGPNDTSPGSPRHTVPQCCYGFCIDLLIKLARTMNFTYEVHLVADGKFGTQERVNNSNKKEWNGMMGELLSGQADMIVAPLTINNERAQYIEFSKPFKYQGLTILVKKEIPRSTLDSFMQPFQSTLWLLVGLSVHVVAVMLYLLDRFSPFGRFKVNSEEEEEDALTLSSAMWFSWGVLLNSGIGEGAPRSFSARILGMVWAGFAMIIVASYTANLAAFLVLDRPEERITGINDPRLRNPSDKFIYATVKQSSVDIYFRRQVELSTMYRHMEKHNYESAAEAIQAVRDNKLHAFIWDSAVLEFEASQKCDLVTTGELFFRSGFGIGMRKDSPWKQNVSLSILKSHENGFMEDLDKTWVRYQECDSRSNAPATLTFENMAGVFMLVAGGIVAGIFLIFIEIAYKRHKDARRKQMQLAFAAVNVWRKNLQDRKSGRAEPDPKKKATFRAITSTLASSFKRRRSSKDTQYHPTDITGPLNLSDPSVSTVV; encoded by the exons ATGAGCACCATGAGCCTACTGACCCTCGccctgcttttctcctgctccttcgccCGTGCTGCTTGCGACCCCAAGATCGTCAACATCGGCGCCGTGCTGAGCACGCGGAAACATGAGCAAATGTTCCGCGAGGCGGTGAACCAGGCCAACAAGCGGCACGGCTCCTGGAAGATCCAGCTCAATGCCACCTCCGTCACTCACAAGCCCAACGCCATCCAGATGGCCCTGTCCGTGTGCGAGGACCTCATCTCCAGCCAG GTCTATGCCATCTTAGTTAGCCACCCTCCTACCCCCAACGACCACTTTACTCCCACCCCCGTCTCCTACACTGCTGGCTTCTACCGTATCCCTGTCCTGGGGCTGACCACCCGCATGTCCATCTACTCGGACAAG AGCATCCACCTGAGCTTCCTGCGCACCGTGCCGCCCTACTCCCACCAGTCCAGCGTCTGGTTCGAGATGATGCGCGTCTATAACTGGAACCACATCATCCTGCTCGTCAGCGACGACCACGAGGGCCGGGCGGCGCAGAAGCGCCTGGAGACGCTGCTGGAGGAGCGCGAGTCCAAG AGTAAAAAAAGGAACTATGAAAACCTCGACCAACTGTCCTATGACAACAAGCGCGGACCCAAG GCTGAGAAGGTGTTGCAGTTTGACCCTGGCACCAAGAACGTGACGGCCCTGCTGATGGAGGCACGGGAGCTGGAGGCACGGGTCATCATCCTCTCGGCCAG CGAGGACGATGCTGCCACCGTGTACCGTGCAGCCGCGATGCTGAACATGACGGGCTCGGGGTACGTGTGGCTGGTGGGCGAACGCGAGATCTCGGGGAACGCCCTGCGCTACGCACCAGACG GCATCATCGGGCTGCAGCTCATCAACGGCAAAAACGAGTCAGCGCACATCAGCGACGCCGTGGGCGTGGTGGCGCAGGCCGTGCACgagctcctggagaaggagaaCATCACCGACCCGCCGCGGGGCTGCGTGGGCAACACCAACATCTGGAAGACCGGGCCACTCTTCAAGAG GGTGCTGATGTCTTCAAAGTACGCAGACGGGGTGACCGGccgtgtggagttcaatgaggaCGGGGACCGGAAGTTCGCCAACTACAGCATCATGAATCTGCAGAACCGCAAGCTGGTACAAGTGGGCGTCTACAACGGCACCCAC GTCATCCCCAATGACAGGAAGATCATCTGGCCAGGGGGAGAGACGGAGAAGCCTCGAGGGTACCAGATGTCGACCAGGTTAAAG ATCGTCACGATCCACCAGGAGCCCTTCGTGTACGTCAAGCCCACGCTGAGTGATGGAACGTGCAAGGAGGAGTTCACGGTCAACGGTGACCCCGTCAAGAAGGTGATCTGCACCGGGCCCAATGACACGTCGCCGGGCAGCC CCCGCCACACGGTGCCTCAGTGCTGCTACGGCTTCTGCATCGACCTGCTCATCAAGCTGGCGCGGACCATGAACTTCACCTACGAGGTCCACCTGGTGGCCGACGGCAAGTTCGGCACGCAGGAGCGG gtgaacaacagcaacaagaaagagTGGAACGGAATGATGGGCGAGCTGCTCAGCGGGCAGGCTGACATGATCGTGGCGCCACTGACCATCAACAACGAGCGCGCGCAGTACATCGAGTTCTCCAAGCCTTTCAAGTACCAGGGCCTGACCATTCTGGTCAAGAAG GAGATCCCTCGGAGCACGCTGGACTCGTTCATGCAGCCTTTCCAGAGCACGCTGTGGCTGCTGGTGGGGCTGTCGGTGCACGTGGTGGCCGTGATGCTGTACCTGCTAGACAGGTTCAG CCCCTTTGGCCGGTTCAAGGTGAAcagcgaggaggaggaggaggacgcgCTGACCCTGTCGTCGGCCATGTGGTTCTCCTGGGGCGTCCTGCTCAACTCGGGCATCGGGGAAG GCGCCCCCCGGAGCTTCTCGGCGCGCATCCTGGGCATGGTGTGGGCCGGCTTCGCCATGATCATCGTGGCCTCCTACACCGCCAACTTGGCGGCCTTCCTGGTGCTGGACCGGCCCGAGGAGCGCATCACCGGCATCAACGACCCGCGG CTGAGGAACCCCTCGGACAAGTTCATCTACGCCACAGTGAAGCAGAGCTCGGTGGACATCTACTTCCGGCGGCAGGTGGAGCTGAGCACCATGTACCGGCACATGGAGAAGCACAACTACGAGAGCGCAGCCGAGGCCATCCAGGCCGTGCGGGACAA CAAGCTGCACGCCTTCATCTGGGACTCTGCGGTGCTGGAGTTCGAGGCCTCTCAGAAGTGCGACCTGGTCACCACGGGCGAGCTCTTCTTCCGCTCGGGCTTTGGCATCGGCATGCGCAAGGACAGCCCCTGGAAGCAGAATGTCTCCCTGTCCATCCTCAA GTCCCATGAGAATGGCTTCATGGAAGACCTGGATAAGACTTGGGTGCGGTACCAGGAATGTGATTCTCGAAGCAATGCCCCTGCTACCCTCACCTTCGAGAACATGGCAG GGGTCTTCATGCTAGTGGCTGGGGGCATCGTGGCCGGCATTTTCCTAATCTTCATCGAGATCGCCTACAAGCGGCACAAGGACGCACGCCGGAAGCAGATGCAGCTGGCCTTTGCCGCGGTGAACGTGTGGAGGAAGAACCTGCAG GATAGAAAGAGTGGTAGAGCAGAGCCTGACCCTAAAAAGAAAGCCACATTTAGGGCTATCACCTCCACCCTGGCTTCCAGCTTCAAGAGACGTAGGTCCTCCAAAGACACG CAGTACCATCCCACTGATATCACGGGCCCGCTCAACCTCTCAGATCCCTCGGTCAGCACCGTGGTGTGA
- the GRIN1 gene encoding glutamate receptor ionotropic, NMDA 1 isoform X5, with amino-acid sequence MSTMSLLTLALLFSCSFARAACDPKIVNIGAVLSTRKHEQMFREAVNQANKRHGSWKIQLNATSVTHKPNAIQMALSVCEDLISSQVYAILVSHPPTPNDHFTPTPVSYTAGFYRIPVLGLTTRMSIYSDKSIHLSFLRTVPPYSHQSSVWFEMMRVYNWNHIILLVSDDHEGRAAQKRLETLLEERESKAEKVLQFDPGTKNVTALLMEARELEARVIILSASEDDAATVYRAAAMLNMTGSGYVWLVGEREISGNALRYAPDGIIGLQLINGKNESAHISDAVGVVAQAVHELLEKENITDPPRGCVGNTNIWKTGPLFKRVLMSSKYADGVTGRVEFNEDGDRKFANYSIMNLQNRKLVQVGVYNGTHVIPNDRKIIWPGGETEKPRGYQMSTRLKIVTIHQEPFVYVKPTLSDGTCKEEFTVNGDPVKKVICTGPNDTSPGSPRHTVPQCCYGFCIDLLIKLARTMNFTYEVHLVADGKFGTQERVNNSNKKEWNGMMGELLSGQADMIVAPLTINNERAQYIEFSKPFKYQGLTILVKKEIPRSTLDSFMQPFQSTLWLLVGLSVHVVAVMLYLLDRFSPFGRFKVNSEEEEEDALTLSSAMWFSWGVLLNSGIGEGAPRSFSARILGMVWAGFAMIIVASYTANLAAFLVLDRPEERITGINDPRLRNPSDKFIYATVKQSSVDIYFRRQVELSTMYRHMEKHNYESAAEAIQAVRDNKLHAFIWDSAVLEFEASQKCDLVTTGELFFRSGFGIGMRKDSPWKQNVSLSILKSHENGFMEDLDKTWVRYQECDSRSNAPATLTFENMAGVFMLVAGGIVAGIFLIFIEIAYKRHKDARRKQMQLAFAAVNVWRKNLQQYHPTDITGPLNLSDPSVSTVV; translated from the exons ATGAGCACCATGAGCCTACTGACCCTCGccctgcttttctcctgctccttcgccCGTGCTGCTTGCGACCCCAAGATCGTCAACATCGGCGCCGTGCTGAGCACGCGGAAACATGAGCAAATGTTCCGCGAGGCGGTGAACCAGGCCAACAAGCGGCACGGCTCCTGGAAGATCCAGCTCAATGCCACCTCCGTCACTCACAAGCCCAACGCCATCCAGATGGCCCTGTCCGTGTGCGAGGACCTCATCTCCAGCCAG GTCTATGCCATCTTAGTTAGCCACCCTCCTACCCCCAACGACCACTTTACTCCCACCCCCGTCTCCTACACTGCTGGCTTCTACCGTATCCCTGTCCTGGGGCTGACCACCCGCATGTCCATCTACTCGGACAAG AGCATCCACCTGAGCTTCCTGCGCACCGTGCCGCCCTACTCCCACCAGTCCAGCGTCTGGTTCGAGATGATGCGCGTCTATAACTGGAACCACATCATCCTGCTCGTCAGCGACGACCACGAGGGCCGGGCGGCGCAGAAGCGCCTGGAGACGCTGCTGGAGGAGCGCGAGTCCAAG GCTGAGAAGGTGTTGCAGTTTGACCCTGGCACCAAGAACGTGACGGCCCTGCTGATGGAGGCACGGGAGCTGGAGGCACGGGTCATCATCCTCTCGGCCAG CGAGGACGATGCTGCCACCGTGTACCGTGCAGCCGCGATGCTGAACATGACGGGCTCGGGGTACGTGTGGCTGGTGGGCGAACGCGAGATCTCGGGGAACGCCCTGCGCTACGCACCAGACG GCATCATCGGGCTGCAGCTCATCAACGGCAAAAACGAGTCAGCGCACATCAGCGACGCCGTGGGCGTGGTGGCGCAGGCCGTGCACgagctcctggagaaggagaaCATCACCGACCCGCCGCGGGGCTGCGTGGGCAACACCAACATCTGGAAGACCGGGCCACTCTTCAAGAG GGTGCTGATGTCTTCAAAGTACGCAGACGGGGTGACCGGccgtgtggagttcaatgaggaCGGGGACCGGAAGTTCGCCAACTACAGCATCATGAATCTGCAGAACCGCAAGCTGGTACAAGTGGGCGTCTACAACGGCACCCAC GTCATCCCCAATGACAGGAAGATCATCTGGCCAGGGGGAGAGACGGAGAAGCCTCGAGGGTACCAGATGTCGACCAGGTTAAAG ATCGTCACGATCCACCAGGAGCCCTTCGTGTACGTCAAGCCCACGCTGAGTGATGGAACGTGCAAGGAGGAGTTCACGGTCAACGGTGACCCCGTCAAGAAGGTGATCTGCACCGGGCCCAATGACACGTCGCCGGGCAGCC CCCGCCACACGGTGCCTCAGTGCTGCTACGGCTTCTGCATCGACCTGCTCATCAAGCTGGCGCGGACCATGAACTTCACCTACGAGGTCCACCTGGTGGCCGACGGCAAGTTCGGCACGCAGGAGCGG gtgaacaacagcaacaagaaagagTGGAACGGAATGATGGGCGAGCTGCTCAGCGGGCAGGCTGACATGATCGTGGCGCCACTGACCATCAACAACGAGCGCGCGCAGTACATCGAGTTCTCCAAGCCTTTCAAGTACCAGGGCCTGACCATTCTGGTCAAGAAG GAGATCCCTCGGAGCACGCTGGACTCGTTCATGCAGCCTTTCCAGAGCACGCTGTGGCTGCTGGTGGGGCTGTCGGTGCACGTGGTGGCCGTGATGCTGTACCTGCTAGACAGGTTCAG CCCCTTTGGCCGGTTCAAGGTGAAcagcgaggaggaggaggaggacgcgCTGACCCTGTCGTCGGCCATGTGGTTCTCCTGGGGCGTCCTGCTCAACTCGGGCATCGGGGAAG GCGCCCCCCGGAGCTTCTCGGCGCGCATCCTGGGCATGGTGTGGGCCGGCTTCGCCATGATCATCGTGGCCTCCTACACCGCCAACTTGGCGGCCTTCCTGGTGCTGGACCGGCCCGAGGAGCGCATCACCGGCATCAACGACCCGCGG CTGAGGAACCCCTCGGACAAGTTCATCTACGCCACAGTGAAGCAGAGCTCGGTGGACATCTACTTCCGGCGGCAGGTGGAGCTGAGCACCATGTACCGGCACATGGAGAAGCACAACTACGAGAGCGCAGCCGAGGCCATCCAGGCCGTGCGGGACAA CAAGCTGCACGCCTTCATCTGGGACTCTGCGGTGCTGGAGTTCGAGGCCTCTCAGAAGTGCGACCTGGTCACCACGGGCGAGCTCTTCTTCCGCTCGGGCTTTGGCATCGGCATGCGCAAGGACAGCCCCTGGAAGCAGAATGTCTCCCTGTCCATCCTCAA GTCCCATGAGAATGGCTTCATGGAAGACCTGGATAAGACTTGGGTGCGGTACCAGGAATGTGATTCTCGAAGCAATGCCCCTGCTACCCTCACCTTCGAGAACATGGCAG GGGTCTTCATGCTAGTGGCTGGGGGCATCGTGGCCGGCATTTTCCTAATCTTCATCGAGATCGCCTACAAGCGGCACAAGGACGCACGCCGGAAGCAGATGCAGCTGGCCTTTGCCGCGGTGAACGTGTGGAGGAAGAACCTGCAG CAGTACCATCCCACTGATATCACGGGCCCGCTCAACCTCTCAGATCCCTCGGTCAGCACCGTGGTGTGA